The sequence gttattttcatgaggactagaacagaagatatcatcaaatatcatcaatttttttttgaaaatatcatcattttttaattgaaatatcatcaaatttgttattggaaaatatcatcaaatttcttatttgaaaatatcatcaaatttgttatttaaaaatatcatcaaaaagtgNNNNNNNNNNNNNNNNNNNNNNNNNNNNNNNNNNNNNNNNNNNNNNNNNNNNNNNNNNNNNNNNNNNNNNNNNNNNNNNNNNNNNNNNNNNNNNNNNNNNNNNNNNNNNNNNNNNNNNNNNNNNNNNNNNNNNNNNNNNNNNNNNNNNNNNNNNNNNNNNNNNNNNNNNNNNNNNNNNNNNNNNNNNNNNNNNNNNNNNNNNNNNNNNNNNNNNNNNNNNNNNNNNNNNNNNNNNNNNNNNNNNNNNNNNNNNNNNNNNNNNNNNNNNNNNNNNNNNNNNNNNNNNNNNNNNNNNNNNNNNNNNNNNNNNNNNNNNNNNNNNNNNNNNNNNNNNNNNNNNNNNNNNNNNNNNNNNNNNNNNNNNNNNNNNNNNNNNNNNNNNNNNNNNNNNNNNNNNNNNNNNNNNNNNNNNNNNNNNNNNNNNNNNNNNNNNNNNNNNNNNNNNNNNNNNNNNNNNNNNNNNNNNNNNNNNNNNNNNNNNNNNNNNNNNNNNNNNNNNNNNNNNNNNNNNNNNNNNNNNNNNNNNNNNNNNNNNNNNNNNNNNNNNNNNNNNNNNNNNNNNNNNNNNNNNNNNNNNNNNNNNNNNNNNNNNNNNNNNNNNNNNNNNNNNNNNNNNNNNNNNNNNNNNNNNNNNNNNNNNNNNNNNNNNNNNNNNNNNNNNNNNNNNNNNNNNNNNNNNNNNNNNNNNNNNNNNNNNNNNNNNNNNNNNNNNNNNNNNNNNNNNNNNNNNNNNNNNNNNNNNNNNNNNNNNNNNNNNNNNNNNNNNNNNNNNNNNNNNNNNNNNNNNNNNNNNNNNNNNNNNNNNNNNNNNNNNNNNNNNNNNNNNNNNNNNNNNNNNNNNNNNNNNNNNNNNNNNNNNNNNNNNNNNNNNNNNNNNNNNNNNNNNNNNNNNNNNNNNNNNNNNNNNNNNNNNNNNNNNNNNNNNNNNNNNNNNNNNNNNNNNaggtagggtggtcctgcttcttcttgtggtgtgtgctgctacttcatcgtcgtcgtcatgttcgatcttcgggtcgtcgtacttgtcgaagtcttgctcattggctactccatccattccgatgatcttccttttgcctctcctcacgacaacacgactgggctttggcgggtcggtaatgaagaagcattggtccacttgggaagccagtacccatggctcttttttcgcggtgacgtttgcgcccgcggtcttggatttggcttcgggtataaccatggtggtgaaataccggtcttcgtttaggacgctcttggcccatctgacacggaacattgggaccttctctccagcgtagctcagctcccagatctcctcgatccttccgtagtatctgtccttgtcattaccggtgtaggattccatcgttaccccggagttctgataaccatcgctcttcatgtccttgttctcggtgtagaatgtgtagccgttgatatcgtatgcctcataggtcatcaggttgtgctcgacgccctgtgacaaggcgaatatgagttgttcttccgcagaagaatcctcatgtaaagggtacgacagaagcttctgcttgaaccaacgcgtgaaacatgagttgtgctctttgattatatctccgtccgtcctttgttgtcctcggtcattgtacgtcttctcaataaaggttttgtgctctaccacccaaggatcgaccacgtctatgtgttgtagcgcgactaggtttgctctttcaaagtcggcgagtcgaccctcgaagtcgacatgcattttgcggcgaccctcacggtgaccccatccagcgagcctgctgaggtgcctgttgacgggcagaccaacggggttctcgatgcctagataattcgttcagtaggagatgcactcttcggtcagaaagcccctggctatacttccctctggacgtgacatgtcgcgaacatatcctttgatgacaccattcatcctttcgaacggcatcatgttgtgcaggaacgtcggcccgagttggatgatatcctccacgatatggaccagcagatgcaccataatgtcgaagaatgcgggcgggaagtacatctcaagctcgcatagtatcaccacgatctcttcctatagccttctgagttgcctcgcgccaatcgacttccgagagatgacgtcaaaaaagttgcataggccaaaatagcgtttcacggacgtgcgcgtccatgatcccatggattgcaactggaagtatctgcgtcattagcacgtgacagtcgtgagacttcatcccgctgaacttctgcttcgctgggtctaggtatctgcttatcttccccgcgtaaccgtaaggaagttttactcctacgaggcaggtgaaaaactgctcgatctcctcctgacttagagtgaagcacgcgggaggatagtcatttctggtcttcttggcctttttgcctttgcgacgactttctgtgtcctgcttcacctcatcatcatcattagcgtgaagctcctgcctgatgcccattgatttcaagtttgcccttgctttcggcccatctttggtcctctctggcatgttgagcagggtaccaagcagactctcgcacatgttcttcgtgatatgcgtggcatcaaggctgtgaggcacacggtggatcttccagtatggcaagtcccagaaaacagacctcgttttccataccttcagcagcggctctggcgcctttcgcttctttcccggctctggcgccttttgcttctttcccggcagtgggcaatctttccaatttttcaacagctcgtctatttcctcgccgctcctcgtacgcgggcattttcggggttcggtttcaccaccgaacagatccttgcgtttcctccacgggtcatcatcgcgaagccaccttcgatgtcccatgaacacggttttcgaagacccgggatctctatctagctggcgatacgttgtgtcatccatccaccttacgcatccagaaaatccatggactacctgccccgcgagatatccgtaaccgagatagtcgtgcactgtcgtgagcagtgcggctctcatagggaaatattctttctctgcggcgtcccacgtattggctggcattttccacagcgtgtctagctcctccttcagcagccccagatacagattgatgtcgttccctggttgtttcggcccttcaattagcatactcatgtgaatgtacttcctcttcatgcacaaccaggcgggaaggttgtacatccacacaaacacaagccaggtgctatgtgtgcttctctggctgccaaacggattgactccatcggtgctcgtgcccagcatgatgttccttggatccttcccaaatcctgggtattcgaagttcaacgcttgccactggctcgcatccttagggtgactcagcatcttgtcttttttatttatctccacattatttccgtcatcttctcgcttcttctcctccctatccgcgtgccaacgcaggagctttgctaccttagggtccgtgaaataccgctgcagacgaggagtgatcggaaagtaccacaccgattttcgaggaactttcttcttcttcttcttgtatcgagtgacgccgcacaccggacatatggtagactccgcgtgctcgtcccgataaatgatgcaattgttcatgcacacatggtatttcacgtgcggtaaatccagaggacacacgattttcttcgcctcctcgaagctggtcgggcacttgttccccttgggaagacgttcatgccagaatgacatgttctcgtcgaagcatgcgtcggtcattttgtgttttacctcatctccagagccatgagcgttactttcaggcgggtatccttgggcctgcatccttcatacaatagagtaaccgcgtctatctccagttgatccagcttggctttctctcgggcggcagctcttgcgttatccgtctgcttgagaagcaactcttgaatatgagggtcccgcacccagcctccatcgtcgtcttctccagcatcttcatcttcatgatcatgcccttcgtcttgatcttcctcatcatcatgtacgacatcttctacatgataactgtgtacatcatcaccgtcgtgatcatgtcgtagagattcttcgtcttctcgcccgccctcgccgcggtggttgtcttgttgcccttcctcatttcgtGCCCGCCCCCCATGGaagacttcatagtcatcttcatcaccttgccaccgatagccatccatgaaaccacgcaagagcaggtggtcccgcacctgcccggaatccgggtccgtaataaggctcttcagcttgcatcttcgacacagacatcttatctccgtctcattcttttgaagcatctcggccttcgcggagctcaaaaacctattcacgatgccttcggtcatcgtgcggaccatggtcgcctgcggggtagagaaaaacgatattttagaaccaagaaaaaaattggcatgaccttccctaaaaataggaccaaaaagaatgcatagtgccaaaattcttgccgaaacggaaatgaatcaacattccggcaaaatattggcaactatcgcatttcaaatgccggtacctgcaaacacaaacatatatgcaacaccacaaacatatgcaacatcacaaacatacatagatctagctaggccacaaaaagtgcatgtgcacgttgttggagcgagctagagagaaaaaaagtagatctacaacatgaagatagctttccccttacttacctatcaaaaaaaggtaatttcaccacttaattttgatgaatctatggtgcaaatgaggtgaggaggaggaggcaaccgaaAGCTTGGAGatggaggtggagggaatgaagtggggaaagtgagtgggtaggtgtggctgtccaaaatatcttgttggggtcccaggttaNNNNNNNNNNNNNNNNNNNNNNNNNNNNNNNNNNNNNNNNNNNNNNNNNNNNNNNNNNNNNNNNNNNNNNNNNNNNNNNNNNNNNNNNNNNNNNNNNNNNNNNNNNNNNNNNNNNTAATgacgcaccacctgcaaatgcgccattagtatgcctggttactaatggcgcacctgcaggtggtgcgccattagtagttttgcaaaaaagtaaaaaaataaatatatatactaatggcgcaccgagtcatagtgcgccattactagtttaaactagtaatggcgcactgtggcacggtgcgccattagtagttttgcaaaaaaaagaataaaaaaaatacagtactggcgcactgtctgtctggtgcgccattactagttagaactagtaatggcgcacttcgaccggatgcgccattagtatgaatggaaaaatggaaaaaaaattattactagtggcgcaccgtgtgtctggtgcgccattagtgtcttccacactaatggcgcatcaccaaatggtgcgccattagtatatagtagtggcgcaccacctgacaggtgcgccattagtgcccatcccatctatagcccttttcctagtagtggggccATAAATATCTTTGAGAAGGTTCTGGCATGCAGTCTTGTGGTGGACATACCCAGAATAGTAGGTAACCATCAGAGTGCTTTTGTGAAAGGGAGATCGCTGCACGATAACTTTATGTTGGTGCAATGCATGGCTCGACGTCTCAACGCACTAGGAAACCCTTCGGTCTTACTAAAGGTTGATATATCAAAGGCCTTTGACTCGGTGAGGTGGCCTTTCCTCCTCGAGATATTGCAGCACTTGGGCTTCGGTCCACGATGGAGATCATGGATTTGCGGCATTCTTGCTACTTTGTTTACCAAAGTCATGGTCAATGGGGAGCCCGGCGACACAATTCTCAACTGCAAAGGTTTACGTCAAGGTGACCGCATCTCACCAATGTTGTTCATTCTAAATTTGGAGCCACTACAAAGATTGTTTGAGTTTGCCGCCAACATAGGAGTTCTTGCGCCCTTGGCGCAGGTGGGCATAAggaaaagattgtccattttggcGGACGATGTGGCATTATTTGTGAAGCCTattccgatggatcttgcagtttAGCAATGCATCTTTGACTTATGTGGCGAAGGGTCTGGCCTACGGATCAATATGAACAAGTCAGCCGCATTGCGGATTCGATGTACAAATGATGAAATCAACATGGTATGCACACAACTCAGGTGCCCCTTGGGATCGTTTCCTATCAAGTATCTTGGGCTGCCATTGTCATTACGAAAGCAGATTGCGCCTCAATTGCAATACCTGGTGGATCAGATGGCTAACAAACTTCCTAAGTGGAGAGCCGCTCTAATGCCGAAGAGTGGAAGGCTGACTTTGGTCCAGTCCATACTATGTGCCATGCCAATTCATGCGATGATGGCGTTGGACCTGCCCATGAAAACGATTGCAGCTATGAACAAGATATGTAGGGGATTCTTATGGTGCAGAAGGAAGGAAGCTAATGGTGGAAACTGTGTAGTTGCATGGGAGACAGTGTGCACACCGAAATGGGCAGGTGGTCTAGGATTTCCTAACTTGCGCTAGATGAATGTGGCTATGCAGACTAGATGGCCCTGGCTCGAAAGAACCGACACTACCAGGCCTTGGAATGAATTCAAAATCAAAGTACCCAAGGACTCCATGTTCCTCTTCCAGGAAGCCACAAGGAGCATTTTTCTGGGAGGACCGTTGGTTGAATGGGCAGAGGGTACAGGAGGTTGCTCCCTTGATCTACAACATGATCGTAGCACGGATTCGAACTACCAGGATGTTTGGGCAGGCCATGGAGGATGGATCATGGTCCCAGGATGTGGGTCCGAACATAGGACCGGACGCATTGCAGGAATTCCTTCTACTTTGGCCCAAGGTTATTGCTTGGGAGCGTACAGAGAACATGCAGGGCGAAATTTCATGGTCTTGGGAGGCCAACGGAGAGTTCACGGTTCGCTCGGCATATGCGGCCAAGTTCTGGGCGAGGGAAGTGGTACCTACGGCGAACCTAACATGGAAATCACGGGCACCCTCGCAATGCAAATTTTTCACTTGGCATGCTCTACAAGATAGACGTTAGACGTCGGAGCGCCTGGCAAGGCGAGGACTACCACACCAGGACGGTGCCACTTTTATGACCAGGAGGAGGAAACAATTAATCACTTATTGCTCACCTGTGTCTTTGCCAGGACGATCTGGATCGAGATCTGGGAAGGCCAGACTTGGAGCCGTCACTGCATGATACTCTCACACCGTGGATGTGCAGCAAACCAGGACCAAACCATCCTAGGCCTAACCTTGTGGGAACTATGGAAGCACAGGAATGCAATTGTCTTTGACGGAGCACGGCCTTCGTGTGAGGTGCTACTAAGTAGAATTAGGCTAGAGGGTTTAGTGTGGTTGTCGGCCGGCCTGCTAAAAGGAGATCTAAACCCCTTCTTTAGTCGATTAGCGAGGTGGGATAGATGTGAGGAGTAAAGTGTTTTGAAACGCTTGTAACTACGGTGGAGGCATTTCTTTTGCCCTTCTTCTTTAATATATCATATGCACACtagtgcatattcgagaaaaaaatgACCAACAACTGAATTGGGCCTGGCCAAGAAAGCGAAAAGAGACACGTATAACAACCAATGCATGGTCGTGGCGGGATAGAGCGAAGAAAGGCCCACCAGAAAAGGATGACACGAACCGGCAGGACGTCATCGATATGTCATCTGAATGAGACCAAACTATATCTCATTCAGTTAAGTTCCAGGCACCCCTAAATAAAATACTATATGGATCTAAAACCAGCATGTAACTTAAATtttgaaatcactaattgaggagtactatttgcaaagatcactcccacctctCCAGGTTGTAACAAGTGacacgctgcatgtgcgccacttgttgcaacctgggagtttcccttttttcgtagatccgtttactCAAAACATTTTATTtctcaaaccgtgcgtccaaatctccaACCGTTTTCAACATTGGATATctcacgtcgagatcttcaaaactagatcccatgttgatagatcttgacaaaaaaattcatgaaaaaaaccgggagcatggttttttccctttccgaaataGTCACGGCCgtacctctcgcgaaagcaaaaccgtggctctcgtggaagaaaaaaaacagaaaatgtgtttttttggtttccgagaggcacgacacGAAAGCACAATNNNNNNNNNNNNNNNNNNNNNNNNNNNNNNNNNNNNNNNNNNNNNNNNNNNNNNNNNNNNNNNNNNNNNNNNNNNNNNNNNNNNNNNNNNNNNNNNNNNGCCGAAACCCTACTATAGTATTTCGCAAAAGAATGATTTTCGGTTTTACTGTGATTCAATGATATTTGCTGCCCTATGATCTTCCAAGCCTGCAAATATGTGTGTGTAAAATGTTAGTACTACATAATTAGTGACATGTAATTGTGTTAATTACATGTACATTTAATAGGTACATAGATTGTATTGCTTCCAAAATGTATACGAACAAATTCTGTGAAATAAATTGGTGCGTGCGCAGGCAATAGGTAAATGCCGAATCAGGCAAACTTCTAGTGTTTCATGCATCACAATGTTCATAACTTGAGTGTAGAATTAGTGATGATGTGTATCAGTCAGAGGGACGCATGAACAGAAGATACTGGACAACCACAAGTGATCTCAGCCAACTACAAGTGTACGTAACATATATTTGTTTACAATAGATAATTTTTAACTTCTATCTGAACAAACATCATCCGCCGCCTTACCACTAGAAGCATATGGAAGAGGGTTGTTTATTACATTTCAACAAGAAAACAGCACAAATAATGAAGGGACACAAGCAAGGAGCTAGGTGGAAGAAGCTGACAACAAAGGCCACACTCCTGGAAGTCTGGAACTGGATGGGTAGATTCAAGAACTGATGAATGTTTGTATGGTGCTAGACTGCTCTTTAGTGTCTTACATGGACTGGTGAATCATGTCATACTGACGCTTTTTTATATATCAACAGATTGAGCACGGAGATTTGTTCAGAGGAAAGGCTGTTGCTTGTGGGAATGGCCAGAGCATCCCTTGCCATCCTAGCCACCTTTGGGTAGTTTGAGCTGTTAACCTTCCACCAGTTCAGAATGTTAAAAATGTCTGTTGGAGGGACGAGAGGATCTTGGAGGTAACGATCAAGTTCTGTGCCAGCTACCTGTGGCCCTGCCACGCCATCCTCTAAACAGTACTGCTCATACCATGCTTGATCTAATGTAGTGATATGACTTGGATCTCCATCAGTGGTTTCATCATCTTCATCGTAATCATCAAATGTCTTCCTGAGGAATTCTTTTACCTTGGAGATATTGTTTTCTGCCACTGCGGCAGTGCCAAACACCTTAGGGAACTTGAATTCTATGTATCCGAGTTTGTATCTGGGGTCTAGCACAAGTGGTAAGGACCATACACGGTATGAATCTTCTATGCTCCTGTCTACTTCGCCTTTTGCAAGTTCAAGAACATGCTTAACATCCTTGTCAAAACAACTGTACTCATAAGTTGGTGTTGTATCTCCACTGGCTCTTGTCAGTTCAGACTGCAAAAGGTCTCTGATCTTAAACAATTCCACAAGGCCAAGATGTGAAGTTGGAAAACTGGGATCAGAGACAGTTTTAATGGCACGGTATATTTCTCCCCAAAGCTTGCTCAATAATTTCTCGAATTCTGAAACTTCATCATCTCTATTGTGATGAAGAAATTGCACACAACAATAGCATAAATACCACTGGTTTTGGTATGGTCGAAGCTCATCCATGCCAAGCTGTGAATAAACCTCTTGACTAGTTTCCGCAATCGACATGTCGAAGCATACATCCAAATAGAATTCTAGTTTTAGATTGTCAAAAAGACATTGGGCGATTGAGTGAAGCACTACGTTCACAAAGGTGGACTTATGAACAACACCTGAATCTTTCTCCAAGGCCAAGTAATCCATCAGATTACCGGTTTTTCCGACTATCATGCTGAAACAATTAGCTAACTCATCAAGGTAACCTATGCACTCAGCAACCGTCGAGCAGTCATCTCCATCTTTGAGACAGTACTCATACGTATTGCTACCTAATTCGGGGAAATAGTGGCGAGTTGCAACTCCGTACTGATCCATGATCATCTTACGAAGATTCCATTCATCATCTATAAAGTGGCACGCAACATATAAGGCTATCCCGTCGACAGTTTCAACTGTGTCTATTGCCCAACTGAGGTTTGAAGAAGTGCGATCTATTTCAGAGCTGAAATCCCTCCGTGCTTTTTCCAGGATACCATTGGACATCTCTTGAATGGCATCCCATGAGGGTATCTGAAAATCAGGGTTAAGCCGTCGCACGAAGCTCCGGAAGTATCTGTCTTGAACAAAAGATGGATGGTATCCATGAAAGGCGAGCATTCTAGCCAGGTCTGCATTAGCTTCCTCCATGGCAAGCTTACTGGTACCTGGTGATTCACGAAGAATTGGTAGTGATCTTGCACGTTTCCTGTGGCGTCCTTGCTGCTGCTCTGGAGCACCACCATTCCCTGGACAAGTGTCTCGGGCATGCCGTCCAAGGCGACTGGTGCCATTTTTGGTTTCAGCCAATAGTTCTATGCCGCACTTTTTGCACCTTGCTCTCTGCCTCCCATCGGCGCCTAAGAAACGCTCGAAATGCGCCCACACATCAGACCATGACTTGTGGTTGCGGGCTTCCTCGCCTCGTCCATCTACCACTCCATTGGCCTCCTCTGCCATTTATGGATCTCTCCTATATATCTCCTCTACAACAACAAAAGGAGAGGTATGTCTGACATTCAATTCCCAATTCACTGATGACGAAAATTTGTTTCCTTAGAACACAAAGACAACATGCTCAACTTTACTAACAGGAGCTAGATAAACTTACCAGATCGTCCCTTTTGGCAATCTCTTGCGTGAAACACCAGACACGATCGACCCTGAGAGCCTAGTTGTAGAGAAGCAGCAGCTATGCGTGTGGTTGAAGAAGAGATGCTCTGGCCCGGTGAAGCAGTGCTGGGAATGGGATCAATATACTCAGATCCAGATCCATTCACGGGTCAACTGCCTTGGAGAAGGTAGCTAATGTCTTGATGCAGCTAGACTTAACGCGTATAGTTTTGTTCAACATTGATAACTTGGAGGTTTGGTCTGACTAATACCTAGCTAGTCGCCAACTGTGTCATTTTCTTTCCCCCACCCCAACCACTAACCTGGTCGTTGCTGAGCCATGCGGTTAACGATTCCTCCACAGTATCGTAAGCAGACTTGGATTGACTGGTCCATCGACCGCACCAAGCGCCAAGTTGTAATCACAACGTGACACCAATCCACGATTTTTAGCACTCGTTCCCAACCAACGAACCATAAAAGAGAGAAAATAGTGCATGCTAACACCTAAAACGACTTACGTTTCGGGAACTTTTTGGAAAGCTTACACGCCTAATATATTTCATGAAGGAGGGAGTACCAACGCTACTAAAATCTGGTTTTGTCCCGAGTTCCAAGAGTTCGCTGAGTTAATTCTATCGGGAACTCAGCAAACTTATGTCTGCCGAGTTTGAACCAAAATCCGACTCGGCAGCGACAAGCAACTCAGCAAACTTAATTCTATCGACGAACACAACAAACATGGCAGAATATAAATTTGACCGAGTTCCAGACAGAAAAAACTCGACGAACATGTAGGCTACTCCTTGCAGCAAGCGACGGAGCCGTGACGGCGCTTCGTTTCCCGACTTTCGCCTAACGGCGACTCGGTAAATATTTTCTATTACTTATTTTTTTAAACGTAATTCCAGGGGTCATATCTTTCCGATTTCCCAACAAAAAGAACTCAGCAAACAAAGCTGATGGTTTAGTCCCGCCTCATTTCTTGAGGAGCCACGGGACCAGTTTAAATTGCCGCGTCGTCTAGAAGCAGCAAGCTAAAGTCATCATTGCGCCCTTTGTGGAAGATATGACTGTCACAATGAATCTTCTCTGCTTAACATAAGCAAATCTTCTCTGCTTATCTTAAGCACAGAAGTATTATAGTGACAGTTTGTCTCTCTCACAAAATGAGCAGTGCTCTGCTCGGCTCTTTTATGAATCGCTATTTTTAAATAAATGGGACTGTTTAATTCCATTGATGTTCTCCAAGGTCTTCTCGTTTGTATTTGAAACATTTTCCAATATTCATTTTTTATCGGAATTGCACGGTTCATCGCTTTGCCGAGTTCCAACTCGGCAAAACTAGCTGGTGGTTTAGTCTCACCTCGCTTCTTAAGGAGTATGGGACCAGCTTAAATAGCCGCTTCCTCCAGATACAGTAAGCTACAGTCATCATTACACTTTGTGGTGGATATGACTGTCACTATGAAATTTCTCTGCATATAATAAGCAGATAACTTTCATAGTTACAGATCGTATCAATTATTAAGTGCGTCGATGACTGGTCTAGTCTTTTCGAATCAcatttttgaatcatttcattaaGCTCCGTTGGTCCATGCTGCCTGTTTCAAGAAATATTTTGTATTTTTTAATTTGCACTCACTACTTCATTCTCCGATCGGGCCATGCATACTGTCTGTTTCAAGAAATattttttgaatcatttcattaaTTAAGCTCCGTCGGTCCATACTGCTTGTTTCGAGAAATATTTTATATCTTTTAATTTGCACTCACTATTTCACTATTCTCCGCGCGGTCCATAATCTCCCTGTTTCGAGAAATATTTTTTGAATCATTGCATTAAGCTCCGTCGGTCCATACTGCCTATTTCGTGAAATATGTTATATCATTTAATTTGCACTCACTACTTCACTCTCCGAAG comes from Triticum aestivum cultivar Chinese Spring chromosome 5B, IWGSC CS RefSeq v2.1, whole genome shotgun sequence and encodes:
- the LOC123115395 gene encoding zinc finger BED domain-containing protein RICESLEEPER 3, with amino-acid sequence MAEEANGVVDGRGEEARNHKSWSDVWAHFERFLGADGRQRARCKKCGIELLAETKNGTSRLGRHARDTCPGNGGAPEQQQGRHRKRARSLPILRESPGTSKLAMEEANADLARMLAFHGYHPSFVQDRYFRSFVRRLNPDFQIPSWDAIQEMSNGILEKARRDFSSEIDRTSSNLSWAIDTVETVDGIALYVACHFIDDEWNLRKMIMDQYGVATRHYFPELGSNTYEYCLKDGDDCSTVAECIGYLDELANCFSMIVGKTGNLMDYLALEKDSGVVHKSTFVNVVLHSIAQCLFDNLKLEFYLDVCFDMSIAETSQEVYSQLGMDELRPYQNQWYLCYCCVQFLHHNRDDEVSEFEKLLSKLWGEIYRAIKTVSDPSFPTSHLGLVELFKIRDLLQSELTRASGDTTPTYEYSCFDKDVKHVLELAKGEVDRSIEDSYRVWSLPLVLDPRYKLGYIEFKFPKVFGTAAVAENNISKVKEFLRKTFDDYDEDDETTDGDPSHITTLDQAWYEQYCLEDGVAGPQVAGTELDRYLQDPLVPPTDIFNILNWWKVNSSNYPKVARMARDALAIPTSNSLSSEQISVLNLLIYKKASV